One window of Desulfarculus baarsii DSM 2075 genomic DNA carries:
- a CDS encoding HAD-IIB family hydrolase, with protein MRLVVFSDLDGTLLDHHDYAWSAARPALSALRAAGGALVLCSSKTSAEMIALHGEMGLSEPLVAENGGGIFAPEAHPLAAGPGWRPAEAGWRVLALGLGIDEVRARLARFNGPFGARGFGQMSDAEVAGLTGLSPARAALARRRRFNEPLILPRPEEQAESFIAAARAHGLAVTRGGRFFHLLGGGDKGAAVARLIDYYKGGAEEIRTMALGDAPNDASMLRAVDWPVLLARPDGSHAAVDAPGLALQPLPGPRGWNRAVLAALEELAP; from the coding sequence GTGCGCCTGGTGGTCTTCAGCGACCTCGACGGCACGCTCCTCGATCATCACGATTATGCCTGGAGCGCGGCCCGGCCGGCCCTGAGCGCGCTGCGGGCCGCCGGCGGGGCGCTGGTGCTGTGCAGCAGCAAGACCAGCGCCGAGATGATCGCCCTGCACGGCGAGATGGGCCTGAGCGAGCCGTTGGTGGCCGAAAACGGCGGCGGGATCTTCGCGCCCGAAGCTCACCCCCTGGCCGCCGGGCCGGGCTGGCGGCCGGCCGAAGCGGGCTGGCGCGTGCTTGCCCTGGGCCTGGGCATAGACGAGGTGCGCGCCCGCCTGGCCCGCTTCAACGGGCCATTCGGGGCCAGGGGCTTTGGCCAGATGAGCGACGCCGAGGTGGCCGGCCTCACCGGCCTGAGCCCGGCGCGGGCGGCCCTGGCCCGGCGGCGGCGCTTCAACGAGCCGCTGATCCTGCCCCGGCCCGAGGAGCAGGCCGAAAGCTTCATCGCCGCGGCCCGGGCCCACGGCCTGGCCGTGACGCGGGGCGGGCGGTTTTTTCATCTGCTGGGCGGCGGCGACAAGGGCGCGGCCGTGGCCAGGCTCATCGATTATTATAAGGGCGGCGCCGAGGAAATCCGCACCATGGCCCTGGGCGACGCGCCCAACGACGCCTCCATGCTGCGGGCGGTGGACTGGCCCGTGTTGCTGGCCCGGCCCGACGGCTCCCACGCCGCCGTGGACGCGCCGGGCCTCGCGTTGCAACCCCTGCCCGGCCCCCGTGGCTGGAACCGCGCCGTGTTGGCGGCGCTGGAGGAACTGGCCCCATGA